One Eriocheir sinensis breed Jianghai 21 chromosome 67, ASM2467909v1, whole genome shotgun sequence DNA segment encodes these proteins:
- the LOC126987928 gene encoding E3 ubiquitin-protein ligase RNF12-B-like isoform X21, protein MKLYTVFKKTVKQAVLKATLMGAVLGLGALLGGAAWKAATTASRVCEAVQAWEDKGLHATNVWRAREVLARQGWLGPLRPSPPLDPLEACGLVPGEASACWWRLLLQPRQAGRLLACLEERVVEAEADHEAFGARLCWGVILALVVPLGLMAARRLVRRSVKGVNGHQGSPSEDCFVDAPEADASEAVVEDWATPAADVDVTEETWTTATAVVEELMVKKEESSATPPDDESVTVESTTPTVLSSAVEDCMASEVVKDPENMNVLATAETVECEEVEEEGGGTVYTEVESTDDDADNKAADKTEEAAEVSSVPDDFVQNKVVSEDPEGLAGQETLSCTLAAEAAPSEGKEEKKKKRKRKRKNLGPADVLKASGDAQVKDDHKTDAKTEVKEEKAPKAEAKGKAVPKPEVKKKEAPKDEARGKAVPKPEVKKKAMPKPEVMEKAVPKPEVKKKAVPKPEVKKKAVPKPEVKKKEAPKDEAKGKAVPKPEVKKKAVPKPEVMEKAKSVVKNVTEKVTRRKKNPAPAQPKAAPPSPPLHSVRQSWQEDVVTVRLPVPPARRRHVIGPRGDTVRQLRRDYPGVHVAVPLPKDADAHVTFRGPKSQAVAASQEVAARLQEIEAQLREAARLRQQAVATAVLDVAPNRRRLVVGPGGEELLKLQQQHPGVRVSVPPAIDMESRSVTITGPPAEVRAVQAKIKNRLAAIERQRQLLRARRRRRHQGAASASGASPAKGC, encoded by the exons ATGAAACTCTACACCGTATTCAAGAAGACCGTCAAACAGGCCGTCCTGAAGGCCACTCTCATGGGCGCCGTGCTGGGCCTTGGTGCCCTGCTCGGCGGCGCGGCGTGGAAGGCCGCGACCACCGCCTCGCGGGTGTGCGAGGCGGTGCAGGCGTGGGAGGACAAGGGCCTCCACGCCACCAACGTGTGGCGGGCGCGGGAGGTGCTGGCCCGCCAAGGGTGGCTCGGCCCCCTGCGCCCCAGTCCCCCTCTGGACCCCCTGGAGGCCTGCGGGCTGGTGCCGGGCGAGGCGTCGGCCTGCTGGTGGCGGCTGCTGCTGCAGCCCCGCCAGGCAGGGCGGCTCCTTGCCTGCCTGGAGGAGCGGGTGGTCGAGGCCGAGGCCGACCACGAGGCTTTCGGGGCCCGCCTGTGCTGGGGCGTCATCCTGGCGCTGGTGGTGCCTCTGGGCCTCATGGCCGCGCGTCGCCTCGTCCGCCGCTCAGTGAAGGGGGTTAATGGGCATCAGGGAAGCCCAAGCGAGGACTGTTTTGTGGACGCCCCTGAAGCCGATGCCAGCGAGGCAGTGGTGGAAGACTGGGCAACCCCGGCAGCCGATGTGGATGTAACGGAGGAAACTTGGACAACAGCGACAGCAGTTGTGGAAGAGTtgatggtgaagaaggaggagagcagCGCCACGCCACCAGACGATGAGTCTGTGACTGTAGAGTCAACTACACCTACAGTCTTATCATCCGCTGTAGAGGACTGTATGGCGTCTGAG GTGGTGAAAGATCCTGAGAATATGAATGTGTTGGCCACTGCAGAGACAGTGGagtgtgaggaggtggaggaagaaggcggTGGCACAGTGTACACAGAGGTGGAAAGTACAGATGACGATGCCGATAACAAGGCCGCCGATAAAACAGAGGAAGCGGCCGAAGTGTCGTCAGTTCCAGACGACTTTGTGCAGAACAAAGTGGTGAGCGAGGACCCCGAGGGTCTCGCGGGCCAGGAGACGCTGAGCTGCACgctggcggcggaggcggcgccctccgaggggaaggaagagaagaaaaagaaaaggaaaaggaagcgcAAGAACCTTGGCCCCGCCGATGTGCTGAAGGCATCTGGTGACGCACAAGTCAAAGACGATCACAAGACGGATGCCAAGACTGAGGTCAAGGAGGAGAAGGCGCCAAAGGCTGAAGCCAAGGGAAAGGCTGTGCCAAAGCCTGAGGTCAAGAAGAAGGAGGCGCCAAAGGATGAAGCCAGGGGAAAGGCGGTGCCAAAGCCTGAGGTCAAGAAGAAGGCGATGCCAAAGCCTGAGGTCATGGAAAAGGCGGTGCCAAAGCCTGAGGTCAAGAAGAAGGCGGTGCCAAAGCCTGAGGTCAAGAAGAAGGCGGTGCCAAAGCCTGAGGTCAAGAAGAAGGAGGCGCCAAAGGATGAAGCCAAGGGAAAGGCGGTGCCAAAGCCTGAG GTCAAGAAGAAGGCGGTGCCAAAGCCTGAG GTCATGGAAAAGGCCAAATCTGTGGTGAAGAATGTTACGGAGAAAGTCACCAGGAGGAAAAAGAACCCCGCCCCGGCCCAGCCCAAGGCAGCCCCGCCCAGCCCGCCCCTCCACAGCGTGCGGCAGTCCTGGCAGGAGGACGTGGTGACGGTGCGGCTGCCGGTGCCGCCGGCCAGACGCAGGCACGTCATCGGCCCGCGCGGGGACACGGTCCGGCAGCTGCGGCGGGACTACCCCGGCGTGCACGTGGCGGTGCCGCTGCCGAAGGACGCCGACGCCCACGTAACCTTCAGGGGACCCAAGAGCCAGGCGGTCGCCGCATCGCAGGAAGTCGCCGCGCGCCTCCAGGAAATCGAGGCTCAGCTACGCGAGGCTGCACGGCTCCGCCAGCAGGCCGTGGCCACGGCGGTGCTGGACGTGGCGCCCAACAGGCGGCGCCTCGTGGTGGGGCCCGGGGGCGAGGAGCTCCTGAAGCTGCAGCAGCAGCACCCCGGCGTGAGGGTGTCCGTGCCGCCCGCCATCGACATGGAGTCCCGCAGCGTCACCATCACGGGGCCGCCCGCCGAGGTGCGCGCCGTCCAGGCCAAGATCAAGAACCGCCTGGCAGCGATCGAGCGGCAGCGACAGCTCCTGAGGGCCCGCAGGCGGCGGCGACACCAAGGAGCGGCTTCGGCGTCAGGGGCTTCCCCGGCCAAGGGTTGCTAA
- the LOC126987928 gene encoding titin-like isoform X4: MKLYTVFKKTVKQAVLKATLMGAVLGLGALLGGAAWKAATTASRVCEAVQAWEDKGLHATNVWRAREVLARQGWLGPLRPSPPLDPLEACGLVPGEASACWWRLLLQPRQAGRLLACLEERVVEAEADHEAFGARLCWGVILALVVPLGLMAARRLVRRSVKGVNGHQGSPSEDCFVDAPEADASEAVVEDWATPAADVDVTEETWTTATAVVEELMVKKEESSATPPDDESVTVESTTPTVLSSAVEDCMASEVVKDPENMNVLATAETVECEEVEEEGGGTVYTEVESTDDDADNKAADKTEEAAEVSSVPDDFVQNKVVSEDPEGLAGQETLSCTLAAEAAPSEGKEEKKKKRKRKRKNLGPADVLKASGDAQVKDDHKTDAKTEVKEEKAPKAEAKGKAVPKPEVKKKEAPKDEARGKAVPKPEVKKKAMPKPEVMEKAVPKPEVKKKAVPKPEVKKKAVPKPEVKKKEAPKDEAKGKAVPKPEVMEKAVPKPEVMEKAVPKPEVKKKAMPKPEVMEKAVPKPEVKKKAVPKPEVMEKAKSVVKNVTEKVTRRKKNPAPAQPKAAPPSPPLHSVRQSWQEDVVTVRLPVPPARRRHVIGPRGDTVRQLRRDYPGVHVAVPLPKDADAHVTFRGPKSQAVAASQEVAARLQEIEAQLREAARLRQQAVATAVLDVAPNRRRLVVGPGGEELLKLQQQHPGVRVSVPPAIDMESRSVTITGPPAEVRAVQAKIKNRLAAIERQRQLLRARRRRRHQGAASASGASPAKGC; this comes from the exons ATGAAACTCTACACCGTATTCAAGAAGACCGTCAAACAGGCCGTCCTGAAGGCCACTCTCATGGGCGCCGTGCTGGGCCTTGGTGCCCTGCTCGGCGGCGCGGCGTGGAAGGCCGCGACCACCGCCTCGCGGGTGTGCGAGGCGGTGCAGGCGTGGGAGGACAAGGGCCTCCACGCCACCAACGTGTGGCGGGCGCGGGAGGTGCTGGCCCGCCAAGGGTGGCTCGGCCCCCTGCGCCCCAGTCCCCCTCTGGACCCCCTGGAGGCCTGCGGGCTGGTGCCGGGCGAGGCGTCGGCCTGCTGGTGGCGGCTGCTGCTGCAGCCCCGCCAGGCAGGGCGGCTCCTTGCCTGCCTGGAGGAGCGGGTGGTCGAGGCCGAGGCCGACCACGAGGCTTTCGGGGCCCGCCTGTGCTGGGGCGTCATCCTGGCGCTGGTGGTGCCTCTGGGCCTCATGGCCGCGCGTCGCCTCGTCCGCCGCTCAGTGAAGGGGGTTAATGGGCATCAGGGAAGCCCAAGCGAGGACTGTTTTGTGGACGCCCCTGAAGCCGATGCCAGCGAGGCAGTGGTGGAAGACTGGGCAACCCCGGCAGCCGATGTGGATGTAACGGAGGAAACTTGGACAACAGCGACAGCAGTTGTGGAAGAGTtgatggtgaagaaggaggagagcagCGCCACGCCACCAGACGATGAGTCTGTGACTGTAGAGTCAACTACACCTACAGTCTTATCATCCGCTGTAGAGGACTGTATGGCGTCTGAG GTGGTGAAAGATCCTGAGAATATGAATGTGTTGGCCACTGCAGAGACAGTGGagtgtgaggaggtggaggaagaaggcggTGGCACAGTGTACACAGAGGTGGAAAGTACAGATGACGATGCCGATAACAAGGCCGCCGATAAAACAGAGGAAGCGGCCGAAGTGTCGTCAGTTCCAGACGACTTTGTGCAGAACAAAGTGGTGAGCGAGGACCCCGAGGGTCTCGCGGGCCAGGAGACGCTGAGCTGCACgctggcggcggaggcggcgccctccgaggggaaggaagagaagaaaaagaaaaggaaaaggaagcgcAAGAACCTTGGCCCCGCCGATGTGCTGAAGGCATCTGGTGACGCACAAGTCAAAGACGATCACAAGACGGATGCCAAGACTGAGGTCAAGGAGGAGAAGGCGCCAAAGGCTGAAGCCAAGGGAAAGGCTGTGCCAAAGCCTGAGGTCAAGAAGAAGGAGGCGCCAAAGGATGAAGCCAGGGGAAAGGCGGTGCCAAAGCCTGAGGTCAAGAAGAAGGCGATGCCAAAGCCTGAGGTCATGGAAAAGGCGGTGCCAAAGCCTGAGGTCAAGAAGAAGGCGGTGCCAAAGCCTGAGGTCAAGAAGAAGGCGGTGCCAAAGCCTGAGGTCAAGAAGAAGGAGGCGCCAAAGGATGAAGCCAAGGGAAAGGCGGTGCCAAAGCCTGAGGTCATGGAAAAGGCGGTGCCAAAGCCTGAGGTCATGGAAAAGGCGGTGCCAAAGCCTGAGGTCAAGAAGAAGGCGATGCCAAAGCCTGAGGTCATGGAAAAGGCGGTGCCAAAGCCTGAGGTCAAGAAGAAGGCGGTGCCAAAGCCTGAG GTCATGGAAAAGGCCAAATCTGTGGTGAAGAATGTTACGGAGAAAGTCACCAGGAGGAAAAAGAACCCCGCCCCGGCCCAGCCCAAGGCAGCCCCGCCCAGCCCGCCCCTCCACAGCGTGCGGCAGTCCTGGCAGGAGGACGTGGTGACGGTGCGGCTGCCGGTGCCGCCGGCCAGACGCAGGCACGTCATCGGCCCGCGCGGGGACACGGTCCGGCAGCTGCGGCGGGACTACCCCGGCGTGCACGTGGCGGTGCCGCTGCCGAAGGACGCCGACGCCCACGTAACCTTCAGGGGACCCAAGAGCCAGGCGGTCGCCGCATCGCAGGAAGTCGCCGCGCGCCTCCAGGAAATCGAGGCTCAGCTACGCGAGGCTGCACGGCTCCGCCAGCAGGCCGTGGCCACGGCGGTGCTGGACGTGGCGCCCAACAGGCGGCGCCTCGTGGTGGGGCCCGGGGGCGAGGAGCTCCTGAAGCTGCAGCAGCAGCACCCCGGCGTGAGGGTGTCCGTGCCGCCCGCCATCGACATGGAGTCCCGCAGCGTCACCATCACGGGGCCGCCCGCCGAGGTGCGCGCCGTCCAGGCCAAGATCAAGAACCGCCTGGCAGCGATCGAGCGGCAGCGACAGCTCCTGAGGGCCCGCAGGCGGCGGCGACACCAAGGAGCGGCTTCGGCGTCAGGGGCTTCCCCGGCCAAGGGTTGCTAA
- the LOC126987928 gene encoding E3 ubiquitin-protein ligase RNF12-B-like isoform X27, protein MKLYTVFKKTVKQAVLKATLMGAVLGLGALLGGAAWKAATTASRVCEAVQAWEDKGLHATNVWRAREVLARQGWLGPLRPSPPLDPLEACGLVPGEASACWWRLLLQPRQAGRLLACLEERVVEAEADHEAFGARLCWGVILALVVPLGLMAARRLVRRSVKGVNGHQGSPSEDCFVDAPEADASEAVVEDWATPAADVDVTEETWTTATAVVEELMVKKEESSATPPDDESVTVESTTPTVLSSAVEDCMASEVVKDPENMNVLATAETVECEEVEEEGGGTVYTEVESTDDDADNKAADKTEEAAEVSSVPDDFVQNKVVSEDPEGLAGQETLSCTLAAEAAPSEGKEEKKKKRKRKRKNLGPADVLKASGDAQVKDDHKTDAKTEVKEEKAPKAEAKGKAVPKPEVKKKEAPKDEARGKAVPKPEVKKKAMPKPEVMEKAVPKPEVKKKAVPKPEVKKKAVPKPEVMEKAVPKPEVKKKAVPKPEVMEKAKSVVKNVTEKVTRRKKNPAPAQPKAAPPSPPLHSVRQSWQEDVVTVRLPVPPARRRHVIGPRGDTVRQLRRDYPGVHVAVPLPKDADAHVTFRGPKSQAVAASQEVAARLQEIEAQLREAARLRQQAVATAVLDVAPNRRRLVVGPGGEELLKLQQQHPGVRVSVPPAIDMESRSVTITGPPAEVRAVQAKIKNRLAAIERQRQLLRARRRRRHQGAASASGASPAKGC, encoded by the exons ATGAAACTCTACACCGTATTCAAGAAGACCGTCAAACAGGCCGTCCTGAAGGCCACTCTCATGGGCGCCGTGCTGGGCCTTGGTGCCCTGCTCGGCGGCGCGGCGTGGAAGGCCGCGACCACCGCCTCGCGGGTGTGCGAGGCGGTGCAGGCGTGGGAGGACAAGGGCCTCCACGCCACCAACGTGTGGCGGGCGCGGGAGGTGCTGGCCCGCCAAGGGTGGCTCGGCCCCCTGCGCCCCAGTCCCCCTCTGGACCCCCTGGAGGCCTGCGGGCTGGTGCCGGGCGAGGCGTCGGCCTGCTGGTGGCGGCTGCTGCTGCAGCCCCGCCAGGCAGGGCGGCTCCTTGCCTGCCTGGAGGAGCGGGTGGTCGAGGCCGAGGCCGACCACGAGGCTTTCGGGGCCCGCCTGTGCTGGGGCGTCATCCTGGCGCTGGTGGTGCCTCTGGGCCTCATGGCCGCGCGTCGCCTCGTCCGCCGCTCAGTGAAGGGGGTTAATGGGCATCAGGGAAGCCCAAGCGAGGACTGTTTTGTGGACGCCCCTGAAGCCGATGCCAGCGAGGCAGTGGTGGAAGACTGGGCAACCCCGGCAGCCGATGTGGATGTAACGGAGGAAACTTGGACAACAGCGACAGCAGTTGTGGAAGAGTtgatggtgaagaaggaggagagcagCGCCACGCCACCAGACGATGAGTCTGTGACTGTAGAGTCAACTACACCTACAGTCTTATCATCCGCTGTAGAGGACTGTATGGCGTCTGAG GTGGTGAAAGATCCTGAGAATATGAATGTGTTGGCCACTGCAGAGACAGTGGagtgtgaggaggtggaggaagaaggcggTGGCACAGTGTACACAGAGGTGGAAAGTACAGATGACGATGCCGATAACAAGGCCGCCGATAAAACAGAGGAAGCGGCCGAAGTGTCGTCAGTTCCAGACGACTTTGTGCAGAACAAAGTGGTGAGCGAGGACCCCGAGGGTCTCGCGGGCCAGGAGACGCTGAGCTGCACgctggcggcggaggcggcgccctccgaggggaaggaagagaagaaaaagaaaaggaaaaggaagcgcAAGAACCTTGGCCCCGCCGATGTGCTGAAGGCATCTGGTGACGCACAAGTCAAAGACGATCACAAGACGGATGCCAAGACTGAGGTCAAGGAGGAGAAGGCGCCAAAGGCTGAAGCCAAGGGAAAGGCTGTGCCAAAGCCTGAGGTCAAGAAGAAGGAGGCGCCAAAGGATGAAGCCAGGGGAAAGGCGGTGCCAAAGCCTGAGGTCAAGAAGAAGGCGATGCCAAAGCCTGAGGTCATGGAAAAGGCGGTGCCAAAGCCTGAGGTCAAGAAGAAGGCGGTGCCAAAGCCTGAGGTCAAGAAGAAGGCGGTGCCAAAGCCTGAG GTCATGGAAAAGGCGGTGCCAAAGCCTGAGGTCAAGAAGAAGGCGGTGCCAAAGCCTGAG GTCATGGAAAAGGCCAAATCTGTGGTGAAGAATGTTACGGAGAAAGTCACCAGGAGGAAAAAGAACCCCGCCCCGGCCCAGCCCAAGGCAGCCCCGCCCAGCCCGCCCCTCCACAGCGTGCGGCAGTCCTGGCAGGAGGACGTGGTGACGGTGCGGCTGCCGGTGCCGCCGGCCAGACGCAGGCACGTCATCGGCCCGCGCGGGGACACGGTCCGGCAGCTGCGGCGGGACTACCCCGGCGTGCACGTGGCGGTGCCGCTGCCGAAGGACGCCGACGCCCACGTAACCTTCAGGGGACCCAAGAGCCAGGCGGTCGCCGCATCGCAGGAAGTCGCCGCGCGCCTCCAGGAAATCGAGGCTCAGCTACGCGAGGCTGCACGGCTCCGCCAGCAGGCCGTGGCCACGGCGGTGCTGGACGTGGCGCCCAACAGGCGGCGCCTCGTGGTGGGGCCCGGGGGCGAGGAGCTCCTGAAGCTGCAGCAGCAGCACCCCGGCGTGAGGGTGTCCGTGCCGCCCGCCATCGACATGGAGTCCCGCAGCGTCACCATCACGGGGCCGCCCGCCGAGGTGCGCGCCGTCCAGGCCAAGATCAAGAACCGCCTGGCAGCGATCGAGCGGCAGCGACAGCTCCTGAGGGCCCGCAGGCGGCGGCGACACCAAGGAGCGGCTTCGGCGTCAGGGGCTTCCCCGGCCAAGGGTTGCTAA
- the LOC126987928 gene encoding E3 ubiquitin-protein ligase RNF12-B-like isoform X23: protein MKLYTVFKKTVKQAVLKATLMGAVLGLGALLGGAAWKAATTASRVCEAVQAWEDKGLHATNVWRAREVLARQGWLGPLRPSPPLDPLEACGLVPGEASACWWRLLLQPRQAGRLLACLEERVVEAEADHEAFGARLCWGVILALVVPLGLMAARRLVRRSVKGVNGHQGSPSEDCFVDAPEADASEAVVEDWATPAADVDVTEETWTTATAVVEELMVKKEESSATPPDDESVTVESTTPTVLSSAVEDCMASEVVKDPENMNVLATAETVECEEVEEEGGGTVYTEVESTDDDADNKAADKTEEAAEVSSVPDDFVQNKVVSEDPEGLAGQETLSCTLAAEAAPSEGKEEKKKKRKRKRKNLGPADVLKASGDAQVKDDHKTDAKTEVKEEKAPKAEAKGKAVPKPEVKKKEAPKDEARGKAVPKPEVKKKAMPKPEVMEKAVPKPEVKKKAVPKPEVKKKAVPKPEVMEKAVPKPEVMEKAVPKPEVKKKAVPKPEVMEKAKSVVKNVTEKVTRRKKNPAPAQPKAAPPSPPLHSVRQSWQEDVVTVRLPVPPARRRHVIGPRGDTVRQLRRDYPGVHVAVPLPKDADAHVTFRGPKSQAVAASQEVAARLQEIEAQLREAARLRQQAVATAVLDVAPNRRRLVVGPGGEELLKLQQQHPGVRVSVPPAIDMESRSVTITGPPAEVRAVQAKIKNRLAAIERQRQLLRARRRRRHQGAASASGASPAKGC, encoded by the exons ATGAAACTCTACACCGTATTCAAGAAGACCGTCAAACAGGCCGTCCTGAAGGCCACTCTCATGGGCGCCGTGCTGGGCCTTGGTGCCCTGCTCGGCGGCGCGGCGTGGAAGGCCGCGACCACCGCCTCGCGGGTGTGCGAGGCGGTGCAGGCGTGGGAGGACAAGGGCCTCCACGCCACCAACGTGTGGCGGGCGCGGGAGGTGCTGGCCCGCCAAGGGTGGCTCGGCCCCCTGCGCCCCAGTCCCCCTCTGGACCCCCTGGAGGCCTGCGGGCTGGTGCCGGGCGAGGCGTCGGCCTGCTGGTGGCGGCTGCTGCTGCAGCCCCGCCAGGCAGGGCGGCTCCTTGCCTGCCTGGAGGAGCGGGTGGTCGAGGCCGAGGCCGACCACGAGGCTTTCGGGGCCCGCCTGTGCTGGGGCGTCATCCTGGCGCTGGTGGTGCCTCTGGGCCTCATGGCCGCGCGTCGCCTCGTCCGCCGCTCAGTGAAGGGGGTTAATGGGCATCAGGGAAGCCCAAGCGAGGACTGTTTTGTGGACGCCCCTGAAGCCGATGCCAGCGAGGCAGTGGTGGAAGACTGGGCAACCCCGGCAGCCGATGTGGATGTAACGGAGGAAACTTGGACAACAGCGACAGCAGTTGTGGAAGAGTtgatggtgaagaaggaggagagcagCGCCACGCCACCAGACGATGAGTCTGTGACTGTAGAGTCAACTACACCTACAGTCTTATCATCCGCTGTAGAGGACTGTATGGCGTCTGAG GTGGTGAAAGATCCTGAGAATATGAATGTGTTGGCCACTGCAGAGACAGTGGagtgtgaggaggtggaggaagaaggcggTGGCACAGTGTACACAGAGGTGGAAAGTACAGATGACGATGCCGATAACAAGGCCGCCGATAAAACAGAGGAAGCGGCCGAAGTGTCGTCAGTTCCAGACGACTTTGTGCAGAACAAAGTGGTGAGCGAGGACCCCGAGGGTCTCGCGGGCCAGGAGACGCTGAGCTGCACgctggcggcggaggcggcgccctccgaggggaaggaagagaagaaaaagaaaaggaaaaggaagcgcAAGAACCTTGGCCCCGCCGATGTGCTGAAGGCATCTGGTGACGCACAAGTCAAAGACGATCACAAGACGGATGCCAAGACTGAGGTCAAGGAGGAGAAGGCGCCAAAGGCTGAAGCCAAGGGAAAGGCTGTGCCAAAGCCTGAGGTCAAGAAGAAGGAGGCGCCAAAGGATGAAGCCAGGGGAAAGGCGGTGCCAAAGCCTGAGGTCAAGAAGAAGGCGATGCCAAAGCCTGAGGTCATGGAAAAGGCGGTGCCAAAGCCTGAGGTCAAGAAGAAGGCGGTGCCAAAGCCTGAGGTCAAGAAGAAGGCGGTGCCAAAGCCTGAG GTCATGGAAAAGGCGGTGCCAAAGCCTGAGGTCATGGAAAAGGCGGTGCCAAAGCCTGAG GTCAAGAAGAAGGCGGTGCCAAAGCCTGAG GTCATGGAAAAGGCCAAATCTGTGGTGAAGAATGTTACGGAGAAAGTCACCAGGAGGAAAAAGAACCCCGCCCCGGCCCAGCCCAAGGCAGCCCCGCCCAGCCCGCCCCTCCACAGCGTGCGGCAGTCCTGGCAGGAGGACGTGGTGACGGTGCGGCTGCCGGTGCCGCCGGCCAGACGCAGGCACGTCATCGGCCCGCGCGGGGACACGGTCCGGCAGCTGCGGCGGGACTACCCCGGCGTGCACGTGGCGGTGCCGCTGCCGAAGGACGCCGACGCCCACGTAACCTTCAGGGGACCCAAGAGCCAGGCGGTCGCCGCATCGCAGGAAGTCGCCGCGCGCCTCCAGGAAATCGAGGCTCAGCTACGCGAGGCTGCACGGCTCCGCCAGCAGGCCGTGGCCACGGCGGTGCTGGACGTGGCGCCCAACAGGCGGCGCCTCGTGGTGGGGCCCGGGGGCGAGGAGCTCCTGAAGCTGCAGCAGCAGCACCCCGGCGTGAGGGTGTCCGTGCCGCCCGCCATCGACATGGAGTCCCGCAGCGTCACCATCACGGGGCCGCCCGCCGAGGTGCGCGCCGTCCAGGCCAAGATCAAGAACCGCCTGGCAGCGATCGAGCGGCAGCGACAGCTCCTGAGGGCCCGCAGGCGGCGGCGACACCAAGGAGCGGCTTCGGCGTCAGGGGCTTCCCCGGCCAAGGGTTGCTAA
- the LOC126987928 gene encoding titin-like isoform X34 translates to MKLYTVFKKTVKQAVLKATLMGAVLGLGALLGGAAWKAATTASRVCEAVQAWEDKGLHATNVWRAREVLARQGWLGPLRPSPPLDPLEACGLVPGEASACWWRLLLQPRQAGRLLACLEERVVEAEADHEAFGARLCWGVILALVVPLGLMAARRLVRRSVKGVNGHQGSPSEDCFVDAPEADASEAVVEDWATPAADVDVTEETWTTATAVVEELMVKKEESSATPPDDESVTVESTTPTVLSSAVEDCMASEVVKDPENMNVLATAETVECEEVEEEGGGTVYTEVESTDDDADNKAADKTEEAAEVSSVPDDFVQNKVVSEDPEGLAGQETLSCTLAAEAAPSEGKEEKKKKRKRKRKNLGPADVLKASGDAQVKDDHKTDAKTEVKEEKAPKAEAKGKAVPKPEVKKKEAPKDEARGKAVPKPEVKKKAMPKPEVMEKAVPKPEVMEKAVPKPEVKKKAVPKPEVMEKAKSVVKNVTEKVTRRKKNPAPAQPKAAPPSPPLHSVRQSWQEDVVTVRLPVPPARRRHVIGPRGDTVRQLRRDYPGVHVAVPLPKDADAHVTFRGPKSQAVAASQEVAARLQEIEAQLREAARLRQQAVATAVLDVAPNRRRLVVGPGGEELLKLQQQHPGVRVSVPPAIDMESRSVTITGPPAEVRAVQAKIKNRLAAIERQRQLLRARRRRRHQGAASASGASPAKGC, encoded by the exons ATGAAACTCTACACCGTATTCAAGAAGACCGTCAAACAGGCCGTCCTGAAGGCCACTCTCATGGGCGCCGTGCTGGGCCTTGGTGCCCTGCTCGGCGGCGCGGCGTGGAAGGCCGCGACCACCGCCTCGCGGGTGTGCGAGGCGGTGCAGGCGTGGGAGGACAAGGGCCTCCACGCCACCAACGTGTGGCGGGCGCGGGAGGTGCTGGCCCGCCAAGGGTGGCTCGGCCCCCTGCGCCCCAGTCCCCCTCTGGACCCCCTGGAGGCCTGCGGGCTGGTGCCGGGCGAGGCGTCGGCCTGCTGGTGGCGGCTGCTGCTGCAGCCCCGCCAGGCAGGGCGGCTCCTTGCCTGCCTGGAGGAGCGGGTGGTCGAGGCCGAGGCCGACCACGAGGCTTTCGGGGCCCGCCTGTGCTGGGGCGTCATCCTGGCGCTGGTGGTGCCTCTGGGCCTCATGGCCGCGCGTCGCCTCGTCCGCCGCTCAGTGAAGGGGGTTAATGGGCATCAGGGAAGCCCAAGCGAGGACTGTTTTGTGGACGCCCCTGAAGCCGATGCCAGCGAGGCAGTGGTGGAAGACTGGGCAACCCCGGCAGCCGATGTGGATGTAACGGAGGAAACTTGGACAACAGCGACAGCAGTTGTGGAAGAGTtgatggtgaagaaggaggagagcagCGCCACGCCACCAGACGATGAGTCTGTGACTGTAGAGTCAACTACACCTACAGTCTTATCATCCGCTGTAGAGGACTGTATGGCGTCTGAG GTGGTGAAAGATCCTGAGAATATGAATGTGTTGGCCACTGCAGAGACAGTGGagtgtgaggaggtggaggaagaaggcggTGGCACAGTGTACACAGAGGTGGAAAGTACAGATGACGATGCCGATAACAAGGCCGCCGATAAAACAGAGGAAGCGGCCGAAGTGTCGTCAGTTCCAGACGACTTTGTGCAGAACAAAGTGGTGAGCGAGGACCCCGAGGGTCTCGCGGGCCAGGAGACGCTGAGCTGCACgctggcggcggaggcggcgccctccgaggggaaggaagagaagaaaaagaaaaggaaaaggaagcgcAAGAACCTTGGCCCCGCCGATGTGCTGAAGGCATCTGGTGACGCACAAGTCAAAGACGATCACAAGACGGATGCCAAGACTGAGGTCAAGGAGGAGAAGGCGCCAAAGGCTGAAGCCAAGGGAAAGGCTGTGCCAAAGCCTGAGGTCAAGAAGAAGGAGGCGCCAAAGGATGAAGCCAGGGGAAAGGCGGTGCCAAAGCCTGAGGTCAAGAAGAAGGCGATGCCAAAGCCTGAGGTCATGGAAAAGGCGGTGCCAAAGCCTGAG GTCATGGAAAAGGCGGTGCCAAAGCCTGAGGTCAAGAAGAAGGCGGTGCCAAAGCCTGAG GTCATGGAAAAGGCCAAATCTGTGGTGAAGAATGTTACGGAGAAAGTCACCAGGAGGAAAAAGAACCCCGCCCCGGCCCAGCCCAAGGCAGCCCCGCCCAGCCCGCCCCTCCACAGCGTGCGGCAGTCCTGGCAGGAGGACGTGGTGACGGTGCGGCTGCCGGTGCCGCCGGCCAGACGCAGGCACGTCATCGGCCCGCGCGGGGACACGGTCCGGCAGCTGCGGCGGGACTACCCCGGCGTGCACGTGGCGGTGCCGCTGCCGAAGGACGCCGACGCCCACGTAACCTTCAGGGGACCCAAGAGCCAGGCGGTCGCCGCATCGCAGGAAGTCGCCGCGCGCCTCCAGGAAATCGAGGCTCAGCTACGCGAGGCTGCACGGCTCCGCCAGCAGGCCGTGGCCACGGCGGTGCTGGACGTGGCGCCCAACAGGCGGCGCCTCGTGGTGGGGCCCGGGGGCGAGGAGCTCCTGAAGCTGCAGCAGCAGCACCCCGGCGTGAGGGTGTCCGTGCCGCCCGCCATCGACATGGAGTCCCGCAGCGTCACCATCACGGGGCCGCCCGCCGAGGTGCGCGCCGTCCAGGCCAAGATCAAGAACCGCCTGGCAGCGATCGAGCGGCAGCGACAGCTCCTGAGGGCCCGCAGGCGGCGGCGACACCAAGGAGCGGCTTCGGCGTCAGGGGCTTCCCCGGCCAAGGGTTGCTAA